In the genome of Verrucomicrobium sp., the window GGCTCCTGGGCAAGGAGAAGGCCGCCGACGCGCCGGAAAACTTCGTCACCCCCAATTCCCGCTACATCCCGGACTACGACACGCCGCGCTTCCGCCTCACGCCGCAGCACAGCGCCTACGTGAAGATCGCGGAGGGGTGCAACCACCCCTGCGCCTTCTGCATCATCCCGCAGATCCGGGGCCGCCACCGCAGCCGCAGCATCGCCTCCATCGTTGAGGAAGTGCGCCGCCTGGCCGCCGCCGGGGTCAAGGAATTCAACCTCATTTCCCAGGACACCACCTACTTCGGCATGGACCGGTGGGAGGAGAAGGCCGGCCCGCGCCAGAAGATCGACTCCACGCGCGGCGAAACTCTCTGCGACCTCCTGCGCGCCCTCCAGGCCGTCGAGGGGGACTTCTGGATCCGCCTCCTCTACACCCACCCCGCCCACTGGAGCGACGAGCTGATCGAAACCATCGCCCAGTGCGACAAGGTGGCCCGCTACGTCGACATGCCCCTCCAGCACATCTCCCAGCACATGCTGGAGGCGATGCGCCGGGAGACTTCGGAAGAATACGTCCGCGACCTCGTCGCCCGCATCCGCAAGGGGATCCCGGGCGTCACCCTGCGCACCACCTTCATCGTCGGCTTCCCCGGCGAGACGGAGGACGATTTCCAGACCCTCCTCGGCTTCATCAAAGAGACCGAATTCGACCGCCTGGGCGTCTTCCGCTACTCCCAGGAGGAAGGGACCCGCGCCGCCAAGATGGAAGAGCAGCTCCCGGAGCCGGTTAAGAAAGCCCGCTGGAACCAGGCCATGGCCCTCCAGCGCGACCTGGCGGAGAGCGTCGGCGAGCGTTTCGTCGGCCGCCGCCTGCGCGTCCTGGTGGAAAAGCCCGGCATCGGCCGCACCCAGGGGGACGCCCCGGAGGTCGACGGCCAGGTCATCCTTTCCGGGGAGGCACCCGTCTCCACGTTCGTGGAGGTGGAAGTCACCGGCTGCCGCGGCTACGACCTCCTGGCCAAGGTTATCTAAGGAACGACTGCATGCACCGTTTCCGCGTCGCCCTGAACCTGCCGAACCAGCTCACCCTGGGGCGGCTCGGCCTTTGCGTCTTCTTCGTCGCGGCGATGTCGTTCGACTTTCCCTACAGCCGCACCCTGGCCCTGGCCATCTTCGTCGTCGCCAGCCTGACAGACTGGCTCGACGGCGCGCTGGCTCGCCGCTACGGCCTCATCACCGACCTGGGAAAGCTCCTCGATCCCCTGGCGGACAAGATCCTCATCAGCGCCGCCTTCATCGGCCTCATGGGGGACCAGGTCGGCGCGCCCATGTGGGTCGTCGTCACCATCATCGCGCGGGAATTCCTCATCACCGGCCTGCGCATCGTCGCCGCCAACCAGGGCTTCATCATGGCCGCCGAGCGGGCGGGCAAGCACAAGACCGTCTCCCAGATGGCCTTCGTCACCGTCGCCCTCATCCTGGAAAGCGCGGACGAGCTGGGCATCGGCGAGAGCCACTTCCTCTCCCTCCTCGACTTCGTCCAGCCGCTCCTCCTCTGGATCACCCTGGGCATCACCGTCGGCTCCGGGGCGATTTATTTCTACAAGAACCGCGGCCTCTTCGCCGACGCGGCGGAGACGGAGGAATCCTCCCGCCCCGCCTTCAAGGAATGGCGCTCCGTCGTCGCCGCCCTCGCCAAGGGGGAACAGGCCGTCATTCTGCGCAAGGGAGGCATCGCGGAGGGGAAAAGCGGCTTCCAGCCCGTCCACGAGCGCTTCTGGCTCCTGCCCACCCGCTTCCATGAGGAAGAGGGCAAGCTGAAGCCCGGCGCCGTCCTCCCTCCGGAGCACGCCGCTGACGAGGCCCCCGTCACCCTCTCCGCCTGGGCGGAGGTGGCCGAGGTCCGCTACCTGACCCGCTGGGAAGAGGTCGAGGCCCTGGCCCCGTTCCATCACTGGACCACCGAGGCGATGCGCGAGCGGTTCGATTGGAAAGAGCCCGGCCTCCACTGCTTCGTCCTGCGCGTATACCGCCTGGACGAGCCGGTCACCGTTCCTTGGCAGAAGAATTTCGGCGGCTGCCGTTCCTGGACGGAAGCGCCCGCCGACTGGGCCGGGCGCCCTTCCGTTCCCGCGATGGATGAGGCCGCCTTCGCCGCCCTGCGCCAGCGCGTGAACGGAGCGGTCGCCACGCCCGTTTCTTAAGCTATAGTGGGGCCATGCCTTCCGCCCTGGTCATTCTGGCCCCCGGTTTCGAGGAGATCGAGGGGATCACTGTCATCGACATCCTGCGCCGCGCTGAATTTACGGTGACGGCGGCGGGCCTGGTCCCCGGCGTCATCACCGCCGCGCGCGGCACGCGCCACTTGGCGGACGTCGACCTCAACGAAGTCCTGCGGAACGACTTCGACGTCGTCGTCCTCCCCGGCGGCGGACCCGGCACCGCCCACCTGAAGGTCGACGACCGTGTGAAGGCCGTCCTGGAGCGGCAGGCCGCCGCGGATCGCTGGGTGGCCGCCCTCTGCGCCGCGCCCACGGTCCTTTTGGAACACGGCTTTTTTCCCGACGCGCCGCTCACCTGCCATCCCTCCGAGCAGGCGAAGGTGCCGCCCGCCCGGCTCCGGGGCACACAGCGCGTCGTCGTCTCCGGCAAGCTCATCACCGGCCTGGCGGCGGGCGCGGCATTGGAGTTTTCCTACGAGATCGTCCGGCGCCTCCTGGGGGAGGAGGCCGTCCGCAAGGTCAACCAGGGCGTCTGCGCCCAGGGCCACCGCAATCCCGTGCTGGGCGGCGGTTTCCACCACACCGCCATCCAGGTGCGGAATTACGACGAGACGATCGCATTCTACAAGAAGCTGGGCTTCACCGAGAAGGTCGCCTGGAAGCACGACGCCCGCCGGGCGGCGATGCTCGACAGCGGCGACGGCAACTACCTGGAAGTCTTCGAGCGGGAGGCCCGGCTGGGCGAGATTCCGGCGGAAGGAGGAATCCTCCACTTCGCCCTCCGCACGCCGGACGTCGACGCCGCCCACGCGGCCGCCCTGGCGGCGGGGGCGACGGAGCAGCGCGCGCCCGCCGACGTGACGATCCCGAACGAGGCCTACCCCGTCCCCGTCCGCATCTCCTTCGTGAAGGCCCCGGGCGGCGAGGTGGTCGAGTTCTTCCAGAACGAGCTGACCTAGCTTAGCTAGGCAGCTTCTCCAGCGCCGCGATCCGGTCGTCGAGCGACGGGTGGTCGGCGAAGAGGGAGGCGTGGCGCGGGGCGCCGTTGATCTTGAAGGCGTTGAAGGCCGGGGCGCGGTTGTCGACCACGGGCGCGCCCGCCGCCACCTGCACCTCGGTGATCTCCTTCAGGCGGCGCAGCGCGGCCAGCATCGGCCCTTTCCCTTCCAGCGCGGCGGAGCCGGCATCGGCCCGGTATTCGCGGGCGCGGGAGTAGGCGTAGATGACCAGGCTAGCCAGGAAGCCGAAGAGGATCTGGAAGGCCAGGCTGGCCAGGAAGAAGCCGATCCCTTCCCCCCGCTCCTCGCGGCCGCCGGAAAGGGCGCGGTCCAGGAAGAAGGCGAAGACGCGGGAGAGGAAGATGACGAAGGTGTTCAGGATGCCCTGGAGAAGGGTCATGGTCACCATGTCGCCGTTGGAGACGTGGGTGATCTCATGGGCCAGGACGCCGGTCACTTCCTCCCGGGTCATGGTGTGGAGGAGGCCGGTGCTGACCGCCACCAGGGAATTGCTGCGGGAGGGGCCGGTGGCGAAGGCGTTGGCCTCCGGGCTGTCGTAGATGCCCACTTCCGGCATGGCGATGCGGGCCTTGGCGGCCTGGCTGCGGACGGTGTCGACGAGCCACTGCTCGGCCTCGCTGGAGGGCTTTTCGATCACCTGGATCTGGTAGGCCATCTTGGCCATCCACTTGGACATGGCCAGGGAGATGAAGCTGCCGGTGAAGCCGCAGACCAGGGAGAAGCCGAGGAGTTCCGTGTAGCTGATGCCGTTGGCGTAGAGCCAGTGGTCGACCCCCAGGAGGCGGGTCACGATGGTGATCGCCGCCAGGATGGCGATGTTGGTGAGGATGAAAAGGAGGATGCGTTTCATGGGTTGGGAAGCTCAGTTTAGGAGCCCTTATCCCCCGCGCAAGTGAAACTGGAAAGCTACTCCGCGGCGGGCCGGGAGAAGGTGGGGAGGACGGTGATCGCCTTGAGGGCGTCGACGGCCTGGAGAAGGATGATGTCCTTGGGCGCCAGGGGTTTGGATTCGGCCGCGGCCGGGGATTTTCTGCCCGCCCGGCGGATGGCTTCCGCCTGCGGGCTCTGGTCGCGGGCCAGGATGGTCTCGTTGACCTCCGGCGGGGCGGAGGTGGAGGCGATGACCTCGGCGGGGGAGGTGGTGTCGAGTTGGGCCAGGGCCAGGCGCTCTTCTTCCGGCGTCACGCTGACGGCGATGTCCGGGGTGATCGGCTCGCCCAGGAAGGGGTGGTCGTCCGGGCGGCGGACGGCGGCCACCGGCATGTGGAGGACCCGGCTTTCGTCCAGCCGGAAGTCGCCGAAGAGGGCGGCCTCCCCCGGCGTGGCCTGGCCGACGAGGATGGCGTTCCGTTCCCGGCGCAGCACGTCGGCCAGCGCCTCCGCCGCGCCGCGCGTGCCCGCGTCGACGAGGACGACGAGAGGGCCGTCGTAGACGGTGGCCGCCTCGTCGGAGGCCTGGGTCTTGTAGGACTTCAGAATGGTCTGCGGGCCGTCGACGGTGAAGAGGGCCTTTTCCGGGCGCATGAGGAGGGCGGCCAGGCGGGCGGCTCCGGCGAAGTCGGACGGGGCGGTGGTGCCCCGCAGGTCGAGGATCAGGCCGTTGATGGCCCGCTCCGGGCCGCCCTGGTTCCATTCCCGCAGCTGGCGGGAGAGGCGCGGCCAGCCGCCCGTTGGGCGCGGCCAGGCCGGGGGCGCGCCAGTAGCCGATGCGGCCGGGCAGGAGGTTGGTGCGGGTGGTCGGGGCGCTTTCCTTTTCCGCCGCGGGGACGATGCGGACGCCGGGCAGGCGGAAGAGTTCCCGGCCGATGTTCTCATTCGGCACCTTTTCCAGGCCGGAGCTGCGGAGGAGGGCGGGATCGTAATAGTTCTTTTCCAGCAGGGCGTAGATCGCGCCGTGGGAGGCGTCCGGCGCGGGGGACGCGGCGGTGGCGGGAAGGGTGATCTCGATCTTGGCCTTCGGCGCGGGCGGCTGGACCACCACCGCCGGGGGCGGCAGCGGGGCGGGCGCGGGCTTTTTAGGCGTGAGGGTGAGCGGAGGGGGCGGCGGAACGGCGGCGGCGGGCAGGACTTCTTCCTGGGCGGGCAGGACGATTTCCGGCGCGGGGGCGGCGGGAGGCTCGACGGGGGTGGCGTAGAGGATGATCTCGTCGTCCGGGATCATCTCCGCCGGGACGGTGACGGGCGGCGGGGAGGGGGGGACCGGCTTGGCCTTCGCCACGGGTTCCGGCTTTGCCTTGGCGGTTTTCTTGGCGGGGGCCTTCTTGGCTTTTTCCTTCTTGGCGGGGGGCGGCGTGACGGCCACGGCGGGCTTCACGGTGGCGTCGTCATCGGCGGCGGCCGGTTCCAGCGGTTTGGCGGAACGGATCTCTTCCGCGTCGGCGGCGTCGGCGGGTTTGGGGGCCTTCTTTTTCGCGGGGGCGGTCTCCGGCGGCTCGACGGGGAGGGCGGGGAGGATGGCGTCGTCCTGGGCCAGGACGGCCGACGGCGTGGGAAAGGGCTCCTGTCCCCGCGCGGGCACCGATAGGGCCGCGCCGGCCCAGAGGGCGCTGAGGAAAAGGGAGGCGGAGCGGCGCATGGTCACGTTTTTTGCTGGGCGCGGGCGCCGATGTCGCGGCGGAAGACTTTCCCCGCGAAGCCGATGCCTTCCACCAACTCATAGGCGTGGCGGCGGGCGGTTTCAAGGTCCCGGTCCCACGCCACGGCGGTGGCGACGCGGCCGCCGCGGGTGACGGTCCGGCCTCCCTTGGTGCCGGTGCCGGCGTGGAAGACGTAGCGGTTGCCGGTGGCGGGAAGGTCGATGCCTTCGATCGGCCCGTCGAGGCGGGGCGCTTCCGGGTAGCCGGGGGCGGCGGCGACGACGCCCAGGGCGCTCAGGTCGTTGAAGCGCAGTTCCAGGGAGCCCAGCTCCCCGCGGGCGACGGCGGCGGCGATGTCGACCAGCGGCGTTTCCAAAAGGGGGAGGATGACCTGCGTCTCCGGATCGCCTAGGCGGCAGTTGATCTCCAGGAGCTGCGGGCCGGTCGGCGTCAGCATGAGGCCGGCGTAGAGGATCCCCTTGTAGTCGATCCCTTCCTTCGGCAGCGCGGCCAGGAGGGGGGCCAGGACCTCTTCCTCGATGCGGCGGCGCGTGGCCTCGTCCAGGAAGCGGGCGGGCGCGTAGGCGCCCATGCCGCCGGTGTTCGGGCCGGTGTCGCCGTCGCCCACGCGCTTGTGGTCCTGCGCCAGGGGGAGGAGCTGGTAGGTTTTCCCGTCGGTGACGGCCAGGACGGAGATCTCCGGCCCGGTGAGGCATTCCTCGATGACGACTTCCCGGCCCGCGTCGCCGAAGGCGCGGCGCTCCATGATCCGGTAGATGGCCTTGGCCGCCTCGTCCGGGTTCTTGGCGATGACGACGCCCTTGCCCGCCGCCAGCCCGTCGGCCTTGATGACCTGCGGGTAGGGGGCCTTTTGGCTGTGCGCGTAGGCTTCCAGGGGGTCGGAAAAGATCGCGCCGGCGGCGGTGGGCAGGCGGTGCTTGAGGAAGAGGCGCTTGGCGAAGGCCTTGCTTCCCTCCAGCCGCGCGGCGCTTTGGTTGGGGCCGAAGGCGGCCAGGCCCTTTTCCGCGAAGCGGTCGACGACGCCGAGGCAGAGCGGCTCCTCCGGCCCGACGATGGTCCAGTCCGGCCGCTCCTTTTCCGCCCAGGCCAGGAGGCCGGGCAGGTCGTTGGCGGCGATGGGGAGGTTCGTGCCCAGCTGGGCGGTGCCCGCGTTGCCCGGGGCGATGAAAAGCCCGGTGACGCGCGGGTCTTTCCGCGCGTGCCAGGCGATGGCGTGCTCCCGCCCCCCGGAGCCGATGACCAGGACCTTCATTATTGGGCGTCGTCTTCGTCCACCATCTGTACGACGGGGAGAAGGTAATAGGTCGGCTTTTCCGGCAGGTCGGCGGGCTTGAGGGAAAGCTCCGCCGAGCCTTTCAGGTCCTTCACCAAAGGCTTGGAAGGGAGCCCGGCGAAGAACTCCTGGAGGGAGCGAAGCTTCATGTCGGCCGAGTATTTCGTGCGGTAGGCGATGGGGATGATGATGCGGGCGCCGGTGTCCTCGACGATCTTGGCCAGCTCCGCGGGGTTCAGGTTGGGCGTGCCGACGGGCAGGAAGAGGACGTCGACGGAGCCGATCTGCGCCCGCTGCGTGGGCGTCAGCGGGTGGCCGATCGCCCCCAGGTGGCAGAAGTGGATGCCGTCCAGGGTGAAGGTGAAGGCAGCGTTGGT includes:
- the rimO gene encoding 30S ribosomal protein S12 methylthiotransferase RimO, encoding MKSPLPEPPAAAAEATVKVGLISLGCAKNLVDSEIMIGHLHQAGMAMTPDAAEADVLIVNTCSFIDESKEESIEAIFEANRDRGMHRRRGGQKLIVAGCMAQRFSKQLPKLMPEVDAFIGLDQITKVAPIIEGLLGKEKAADAPENFVTPNSRYIPDYDTPRFRLTPQHSAYVKIAEGCNHPCAFCIIPQIRGRHRSRSIASIVEEVRRLAAAGVKEFNLISQDTTYFGMDRWEEKAGPRQKIDSTRGETLCDLLRALQAVEGDFWIRLLYTHPAHWSDELIETIAQCDKVARYVDMPLQHISQHMLEAMRRETSEEYVRDLVARIRKGIPGVTLRTTFIVGFPGETEDDFQTLLGFIKETEFDRLGVFRYSQEEGTRAAKMEEQLPEPVKKARWNQAMALQRDLAESVGERFVGRRLRVLVEKPGIGRTQGDAPEVDGQVILSGEAPVSTFVEVEVTGCRGYDLLAKVI
- a CDS encoding DJ-1/PfpI family protein, which produces MPSALVILAPGFEEIEGITVIDILRRAEFTVTAAGLVPGVITAARGTRHLADVDLNEVLRNDFDVVVLPGGGPGTAHLKVDDRVKAVLERQAAADRWVAALCAAPTVLLEHGFFPDAPLTCHPSEQAKVPPARLRGTQRVVVSGKLITGLAAGAALEFSYEIVRRLLGEEAVRKVNQGVCAQGHRNPVLGGGFHHTAIQVRNYDETIAFYKKLGFTEKVAWKHDARRAAMLDSGDGNYLEVFEREARLGEIPAEGGILHFALRTPDVDAAHAAALAAGATEQRAPADVTIPNEAYPVPVRISFVKAPGGEVVEFFQNELT
- the htpX gene encoding protease HtpX; this encodes MKRILLFILTNIAILAAITIVTRLLGVDHWLYANGISYTELLGFSLVCGFTGSFISLAMSKWMAKMAYQIQVIEKPSSEAEQWLVDTVRSQAAKARIAMPEVGIYDSPEANAFATGPSRSNSLVAVSTGLLHTMTREEVTGVLAHEITHVSNGDMVTMTLLQGILNTFVIFLSRVFAFFLDRALSGGREERGEGIGFFLASLAFQILFGFLASLVIYAYSRAREYRADAGSAALEGKGPMLAALRRLKEITEVQVAAGAPVVDNRAPAFNAFKINGAPRHASLFADHPSLDDRIAALEKLPS
- the purD gene encoding phosphoribosylamine--glycine ligase, which codes for MKVLVIGSGGREHAIAWHARKDPRVTGLFIAPGNAGTAQLGTNLPIAANDLPGLLAWAEKERPDWTIVGPEEPLCLGVVDRFAEKGLAAFGPNQSAARLEGSKAFAKRLFLKHRLPTAAGAIFSDPLEAYAHSQKAPYPQVIKADGLAAGKGVVIAKNPDEAAKAIYRIMERRAFGDAGREVVIEECLTGPEISVLAVTDGKTYQLLPLAQDHKRVGDGDTGPNTGGMGAYAPARFLDEATRRRIEEEVLAPLLAALPKEGIDYKGILYAGLMLTPTGPQLLEINCRLGDPETQVILPLLETPLVDIAAAVARGELGSLELRFNDLSALGVVAAAPGYPEAPRLDGPIEGIDLPATGNRYVFHAGTGTKGGRTVTRGGRVATAVAWDRDLETARRHAYELVEGIGFAGKVFRRDIGARAQQKT
- the pgsA gene encoding CDP-diacylglycerol--glycerol-3-phosphate 3-phosphatidyltransferase, with translation MHRFRVALNLPNQLTLGRLGLCVFFVAAMSFDFPYSRTLALAIFVVASLTDWLDGALARRYGLITDLGKLLDPLADKILISAAFIGLMGDQVGAPMWVVVTIIAREFLITGLRIVAANQGFIMAAERAGKHKTVSQMAFVTVALILESADELGIGESHFLSLLDFVQPLLLWITLGITVGSGAIYFYKNRGLFADAAETEESSRPAFKEWRSVVAALAKGEQAVILRKGGIAEGKSGFQPVHERFWLLPTRFHEEEGKLKPGAVLPPEHAADEAPVTLSAWAEVAEVRYLTRWEEVEALAPFHHWTTEAMRERFDWKEPGLHCFVLRVYRLDEPVTVPWQKNFGGCRSWTEAPADWAGRPSVPAMDEAAFAALRQRVNGAVATPVS
- a CDS encoding MBL fold metallo-hydrolase codes for the protein MFRRAWVLLILAISMALGGVSLHAEKKEETAAASALTLRNYGHAFIYLITSTGVRIAIDPYAESSALTYKFPVQLPADVVLISNETLDHDGSIRLSGSPQIFSSVTAIGLNNARGLLFRGVPTFPSRNDEVHGITNAAFTFTLDGIHFCHLGAIGHPLTPTQRAQIGSVDVLFLPVGTPNLNPAELAKIVEDTGARIIIPIAYRTKYSADMKLRSLQEFFAGLPSKPLVKDLKGSAELSLKPADLPEKPTYYLLPVVQMVDEDDAQ
- a CDS encoding S41 family peptidase — protein: MRTSAGNSSACPASASSPRRKRKAPRPPAPTSCPAASATGAPPAWPRPTGGWPRLSRQLREWNQGGPERAINGLILDLRGTTAPSDFAGAARLAALLMRPEKALFTVDGPQTILKSYKTQASDEAATVYDGPLVVLVDAGTRGAAEALADVLRRERNAILVGQATPGEAALFGDFRLDESRVLHMPVAAVRRPDDHPFLGEPITPDIAVSVTPEEERLALAQLDTTSPAEVIASTSAPPEVNETILARDQSPQAEAIRRAGRKSPAAAESKPLAPKDIILLQAVDALKAITVLPTFSRPAAE